Proteins co-encoded in one Labilithrix sp. genomic window:
- a CDS encoding PEGA domain-containing protein, whose amino-acid sequence MGSPLRRLAIAVLAIAVVSPASARASDDARKQEAQEHFQRGVKSFGAQQWDAALAEFLRSRELYPTRSATYDAALCLKQLGRYDEALEMFETLLRSFPNLPEEDKREAQRDLVELRAHVGAVDVQQAEPGAAILVDGRDRGVWPPAAPLRVLVGSHVVRVFREGFLPFEKRVEVASGQTVEVVASLRRLDAFGKLRVAEQSGRTLDVIVDGVVVGKTPWEGPLSLGPHTVFLRGEGDLGTQPVSVPVERDKTVPVTLNAEPLDSVLRVEPEPRGASVAIDGVVVGRGVWEGRLRASPHRLEVASEGFMVQARDVATTSGQRAVVAVPLERDTTSPMWRAVVPPRVVFDADAGLALGPSLGGDLVGSCDGACSRALATGAAVRAHGGYEFSSGIGIGLGAGYVNVRQSVEQQPARLQPVGLPSAEGAAENRVVLSGATLGGAAWLHRGARFPLLVRLDSGILLGSVRAARSGTFAASGGAASASPAEESATASYVYIAPEARVGWRFLPRFEASFGVQAMVLLALSVPEWKDERRTHAPPLGLATYGAQKLTGSVIALAAPSLGLRWDF is encoded by the coding sequence GTGGGGTCTCCTCTGCGCCGGCTCGCCATCGCGGTGCTCGCCATCGCGGTCGTGTCGCCGGCGAGCGCCCGCGCGAGCGACGACGCGCGCAAGCAGGAGGCGCAGGAGCATTTCCAGCGCGGCGTGAAGAGCTTCGGCGCGCAGCAGTGGGACGCCGCGCTCGCGGAGTTCCTGCGATCGCGCGAGCTCTATCCGACGCGCTCGGCGACGTACGACGCGGCGCTCTGCTTGAAGCAGCTCGGCCGCTACGACGAGGCGCTCGAGATGTTCGAGACGCTTTTGAGGTCTTTCCCGAATCTCCCGGAAGAGGACAAACGCGAGGCGCAGCGTGACCTCGTCGAGCTTCGCGCGCACGTCGGCGCGGTCGACGTGCAGCAGGCCGAGCCCGGCGCGGCGATCCTCGTCGACGGGCGCGATCGCGGCGTCTGGCCTCCCGCCGCGCCGCTCCGCGTCCTCGTCGGCTCGCACGTCGTGCGCGTCTTCAGGGAGGGGTTCCTCCCGTTCGAGAAGCGCGTCGAGGTCGCGAGCGGGCAGACGGTGGAGGTCGTCGCGTCGCTTCGCCGGCTCGACGCGTTCGGGAAGCTGCGCGTCGCCGAGCAGAGCGGGCGCACGCTCGACGTCATCGTCGACGGCGTCGTCGTCGGCAAGACGCCGTGGGAAGGGCCGCTCTCGCTCGGGCCGCACACGGTGTTCTTGCGCGGGGAAGGGGACCTCGGGACGCAGCCCGTCAGCGTGCCGGTGGAGCGCGACAAGACCGTGCCGGTGACGCTCAACGCCGAGCCGCTCGACTCGGTGCTGCGCGTCGAGCCCGAGCCGCGCGGCGCGAGCGTCGCGATCGACGGCGTCGTCGTCGGACGCGGCGTCTGGGAAGGGCGACTGCGGGCGAGCCCTCACCGCCTCGAGGTCGCGTCGGAGGGCTTCATGGTCCAGGCCCGCGACGTGGCGACGACGAGCGGGCAGCGCGCGGTCGTCGCCGTGCCGCTCGAGCGCGACACGACCTCGCCGATGTGGCGCGCGGTGGTGCCGCCGCGCGTGGTGTTCGACGCGGACGCGGGGCTCGCGCTCGGTCCGTCGCTCGGCGGAGACCTCGTCGGCTCGTGCGACGGCGCGTGCAGCCGCGCGCTCGCGACCGGCGCGGCGGTGCGCGCGCACGGCGGCTACGAATTCAGCTCCGGGATCGGGATCGGCCTCGGCGCGGGCTACGTGAACGTGCGCCAGAGCGTCGAGCAGCAGCCGGCGCGCCTCCAGCCGGTGGGGCTGCCGAGCGCGGAGGGCGCGGCGGAGAACCGCGTCGTCCTCTCGGGCGCCACGCTCGGCGGCGCGGCGTGGCTCCATCGCGGCGCGCGCTTTCCGCTCCTCGTGCGCCTCGACTCGGGCATCCTCCTCGGCTCGGTGCGGGCCGCGCGGTCCGGCACCTTCGCCGCGAGCGGCGGCGCGGCCTCGGCCTCGCCGGCGGAGGAGTCGGCGACCGCGAGTTACGTGTACATTGCACCCGAGGCGCGGGTCGGCTGGCGGTTCTTGCCGCGCTTCGAGGCGAGCTTCGGCGTGCAGGCGATGGTGCTCCTCGCGCTCTCCGTCCCGGAGTGGAAGGACGAGCGACGGACGCACGCGCCGCCGCTGGGGCTCGCGACGTACGGCGCGCAGAAGCTGACTGGCTCGGTGATCGCGCTCGCCGCGCCGAGCCTCGGGCTGCGATGGGACTTTTGA